From Malacoplasma iowae:
TCTATCTTTTAATGATGCATAGTTTCCTTGTGATATATCAATCTTATCTATAAAATGGTTTTTTAAAATATCTTCAAACATAAGTGTTTGATCATCTTTATATTCAACAATTGGTACAATTCTTGAACTAAATCATTGAATTTTTTTTGTTTTAACTAAAGCATTAAAAATTTCAGATAAAGATTCATCCCAATAAAAACCAATTCTAGAACTTGGTTTATCACTAAGAATTTTTTTAATATCTTTTATTATTTTTTTATTTAATTGTTTAATATTTTTACAACTTTTTATAACTACTGCCATTTTGATTCCTCGTATTTACTTATCCATAAATTAAATAAAAAGTATAATTTATCTAATATATTATAATATGAATGTATTATCTATAATCACTTATATAACAATAGTTAAAAATTTGTTTGTTTTGGAGTACTATATATAAAGTAACAAAACTTATAAAATTGCAAGAATTAATTATTAAAAAATGAGGAATTGATATGTTTAGTTATCCTAAAGATAAAGATTTAGTATTTGTAGATATAGAAGCAAACATGAAACCAAAAAGACTTGTTCAATTTGGTGCTATTAAAGTTAAACAAGATCAATCTATTGAAGAATATAATATATTTTCAAATCCTAAATGTAAATTGACTGAAAGAATAAAATCAATGCTTGCAAATAACCTTGAGAATATTAAAAATGCTCAAGATAATATTAGATCTTTAAAGGATATATATAACATATTAGATGGTTGCATTTTAGTAAGTTATGGTTCTTTTGATTATGACTTTTTAAATTTTTTATCTAAGAAATTACTTAAGAAAAAACTTAATGTAACTTTTATTGATTTACAAGAAGAATGAAAAAAAATTTCATATTCTAAAAATCCAATATCTCTTACAGGATTAGCTAGGCTTTTAGGTGTTGAATATGAAGAAAATAAACTTCATGATGGTTTGTATGATGCAAGAATTTTATACAACATTTTTTTTAAGTGAAAAGAAATGCCAAAGTCAGATATTTGAAACATTATTTTCAAATATAAGTTAAGTTATGTAACA
This genomic window contains:
- a CDS encoding exonuclease domain-containing protein produces the protein MFSYPKDKDLVFVDIEANMKPKRLVQFGAIKVKQDQSIEEYNIFSNPKCKLTERIKSMLANNLENIKNAQDNIRSLKDIYNILDGCILVSYGSFDYDFLNFLSKKLLKKKLNVTFIDLQEEWKKISYSKNPISLTGLARLLGVEYEENKLHDGLYDARILYNIFFKWKEMPKSDIWNIIFKYKLSYVTETSLKQNKSNQSSKTIDNKININGFVFLNINFKKIKKSPDFINERMLSGLSLIEIQNNTLKRNWDFFYDYDNRFFDYDDYIEKLGSVLKQYIISTRNKKIIINDNKYHELIRLHNLCSKYIKVYPICKLSYSSGFEHLFNKINFDEYKYSQNLDLIKNWLVYRYLENN